Proteins found in one Erythrobacter sp. KY5 genomic segment:
- a CDS encoding DUF11 domain-containing protein, whose product MTARAIDLHTMVNEVFTITRYVLRMLGKVFAGQRSFALLALVILAANLVLAVPAHAQNADIDWADAGVVSQGSLLSGTTATGSDGNTATITWSSNSVAPSTFNPAFSPTFVSYFDGTIGGAASPLLVSFDNSQFDPNDKITITITLSEAVKDLTFSLGDIDFGSFADAVEVYYDDDNSGAFTNAATNNAFWTLGTSVSRTNDATVNGWRGTAGSATAATDGNINFDFGTQNVQRIQIVYFSYTGAGDPVGQFMGISDFLYSTPGADLSLTKALVGSPPVQGGTAVWRLIATNNSNSLRTAENVVVQETFPAGFTFSSSTGDGSFNTGNNQWSVGTLAPGETATLTITGTVSAAAGSTLTNVAEIIASSVADRDSTPNNGVTSEDDYASATFTVQSGRSPGVPPVLACPAGQSVFDWDGITGWAEGSTDNTYAFASFGDVRFQLSNDGAYVNNAAFGGQSPTVTNTFEGGLVPAEDSLTLLANQANRTGEVEVVITLPRTFTGLQFTVFDVDFGTNQFADRLEVVGSNGGAPVAAQLTNGNTNFISGNVAIGDLASGSSEALGNVVVTFTGTVDTIILRYGNHSTAPADPGQQGIGIHDITVCDPFTTLNVSKVSSVIADPVNGTTNPKAIPGATIEYLITVTNTGGSATDVDTVTVWDDGPADAKLCLIDRAGGPVIFNDPSGNSDLTYSFASLASTTDDVEFSNDDGASFNYTPVDDGLGCDGAVTDFRVRPNGAFAAGGNFTLVVRFEVR is encoded by the coding sequence ATGACTGCGCGGGCCATTGATCTTCACACCATGGTAAACGAGGTGTTTACCATCACCCGCTATGTCCTGCGTATGCTTGGAAAAGTGTTCGCCGGACAACGCTCATTTGCTCTGCTCGCGCTCGTCATTCTGGCAGCGAACCTTGTGCTGGCGGTTCCGGCCCATGCGCAGAATGCCGATATCGACTGGGCAGATGCGGGTGTTGTAAGCCAGGGGTCGTTACTCAGCGGGACCACCGCGACCGGTTCGGACGGAAACACTGCGACGATCACCTGGTCGAGCAACTCTGTCGCGCCCAGCACATTCAATCCCGCTTTCTCACCCACATTCGTGAGCTATTTCGACGGCACCATCGGCGGCGCCGCCTCGCCGCTGCTGGTGAGCTTCGACAATTCGCAATTCGATCCGAATGACAAGATCACCATCACTATCACCTTGAGCGAAGCGGTGAAGGATCTGACGTTCTCGCTAGGCGACATCGACTTTGGTAGCTTCGCTGATGCGGTTGAGGTCTATTATGACGACGACAACAGCGGTGCATTCACCAACGCAGCGACCAATAATGCTTTCTGGACGCTCGGGACTTCGGTCAGCCGAACTAATGATGCGACCGTAAACGGATGGCGGGGAACGGCAGGATCGGCCACGGCCGCGACTGACGGGAACATCAATTTCGATTTTGGAACACAGAACGTTCAGCGCATTCAGATCGTGTATTTCAGCTACACCGGTGCCGGTGACCCTGTCGGTCAATTCATGGGTATCTCTGACTTCTTGTACTCGACCCCGGGCGCCGACCTTTCTCTCACCAAAGCTCTGGTCGGCTCTCCGCCCGTGCAGGGAGGGACCGCCGTGTGGCGTCTGATTGCCACAAACAATTCAAACTCTCTTCGCACCGCTGAAAACGTAGTGGTCCAGGAAACATTCCCCGCAGGCTTCACCTTTTCAAGCTCGACTGGGGATGGCTCGTTCAACACCGGCAACAATCAATGGTCGGTGGGAACTCTCGCACCGGGAGAGACGGCCACGCTCACGATCACTGGCACAGTGTCCGCGGCAGCCGGATCGACACTAACCAACGTCGCAGAAATTATCGCGTCGAGTGTGGCCGACCGAGATTCAACACCGAATAACGGCGTCACCTCAGAAGACGATTATGCCAGCGCAACTTTCACTGTGCAAAGTGGCCGGTCTCCCGGCGTTCCGCCGGTGTTGGCATGCCCGGCGGGTCAATCCGTGTTTGACTGGGATGGTATCACTGGCTGGGCAGAGGGATCGACCGACAACACCTATGCATTTGCGAGCTTTGGCGACGTGCGCTTCCAGCTCAGCAATGACGGGGCTTATGTCAACAACGCGGCATTTGGCGGCCAGTCACCAACCGTCACCAATACGTTCGAAGGCGGACTGGTTCCGGCCGAAGACAGTCTGACCCTTCTCGCAAACCAGGCCAATCGCACAGGCGAAGTCGAAGTCGTCATCACGCTGCCACGCACTTTCACCGGTTTGCAGTTCACCGTCTTTGATGTCGACTTTGGCACGAACCAGTTTGCGGACAGGCTGGAAGTGGTGGGTTCCAATGGCGGCGCGCCCGTCGCCGCGCAGCTTACGAACGGCAACACCAACTTCATCAGTGGCAATGTCGCGATCGGCGACCTTGCTTCGGGTTCGAGCGAGGCGCTGGGCAACGTCGTGGTCACGTTCACAGGCACCGTCGATACGATCATACTGCGCTATGGCAACCATTCGACTGCGCCTGCGGACCCTGGTCAACAAGGCATCGGAATTCACGATATCACCGTGTGCGATCCGTTCACGACGTTGAACGTGAGCAAGGTCAGTTCCGTGATCGCGGACCCGGTGAACGGAACAACCAACCCCAAAGCGATCCCCGGCGCGACGATCGAATATCTCATCACCGTAACCAATACCGGCGGCAGCGCGACCGATGTCGATACCGTCACTGTCTGGGACGATGGTCCGGCAGATGCAAAACTATGCTTGATTGACCGAGCCGGCGGGCCGGTCATCTTCAACGATCCCAGCGGGAACTCCGACCTGACCTACTCCTTCGCAAGTCTCGCATCGACGACCGACGACGTAGAGTTCTCCAACGATGACGGAGCAAGTTTCAATTACACTCCTGTCGACGACGGGCTTGGTTGCGACGGCGCCGTCACCGATTTTAGGGTCCGGCCCAATGGCGCCTTTGCTGCCGGTGGGAATTTCACCCTCGTTGTAAGGTTCGAAGTCCGATAG
- the otsB gene encoding trehalose-phosphatase: MQSALALGAPPSLATLLKGQDTSLFLDFDGTLVELAEGPDAIEPLSDLAERLARLSGRLEGRCAVVSGRSITDIERHTGPLSVAMAGSHGSDIRTGGGEALGNGPAQIPPEIEQRLREFAVSEGLDYEHKPHGGALHYRRNPDKGARAHEFAETLAAEHGWAAQSGKCVVELVAGDANKGAAVSALMQTAPFAGSRPIFVGDDLTDEAGFKVCDALGGAGILVGDREETCATYRLKTVTMVHEWLEL; the protein is encoded by the coding sequence ATGCAGTCAGCCCTTGCTCTGGGAGCGCCGCCGTCGCTCGCGACCCTGCTCAAGGGGCAAGATACCTCGCTTTTCCTCGATTTTGATGGGACCCTCGTAGAACTGGCCGAGGGGCCCGATGCCATTGAGCCGCTGTCCGATCTGGCGGAGCGGCTTGCGCGGCTTTCTGGCCGTCTTGAAGGACGCTGTGCGGTCGTCAGCGGTCGATCAATCACAGATATCGAGCGTCATACCGGTCCGTTGTCTGTGGCAATGGCAGGTTCGCACGGCTCAGATATCAGGACCGGAGGCGGGGAAGCTTTGGGCAATGGCCCGGCACAAATCCCCCCTGAGATCGAGCAGCGCCTGCGCGAATTCGCTGTTAGCGAAGGGCTCGATTACGAACACAAACCCCATGGCGGCGCGCTGCATTACAGGCGCAATCCGGACAAGGGTGCGCGCGCTCACGAATTTGCCGAAACGCTGGCTGCCGAACACGGTTGGGCGGCGCAGAGCGGGAAATGCGTGGTTGAGCTTGTAGCGGGCGATGCAAACAAGGGGGCGGCTGTTTCGGCTCTCATGCAAACAGCGCCTTTCGCCGGATCCCGCCCGATCTTCGTCGGAGATGACCTCACCGATGAAGCAGGCTTCAAGGTCTGCGATGCGCTGGGCGGGGCGGGTATATTGGTCGGAGATCGCGAAGAAACCTGCGCGACGTACCGGCTCAAAACAGTAACGATGGTTCACGAATGGCTGGAGCTTTAG
- a CDS encoding glycoside hydrolase family 15 protein, whose amino-acid sequence MTHTSSLELWPIGNCQVSGLIDETGALVWGCVPRVDGDPVFSALLNGEQRDAGIWRFELEGQCSASQRYIRNTPHLLTTLEAKDGSAVEILDFCPRFERSGRMYRPVAYVRIVRPISGTPRIKVVLKPTKNYGAGIADTTHGTNHIRFLTGATSLRLSTDAPVGYIQEGRTFRIEDDTHFFLGPDEPFVGNLREQVRSMEQSTRKYWQNWVRMLAIPLEWQEEVIRCAITLKLCQHEETGAIVAALTTSIPEAAHSERNWDYRYCWIRDSYYTIQALNRLGALDVMEKYLAYLRNIVDGAKGGQIQPLYSVMGESELDETTASYLAGYRGMGPVRRGNAAYKQVQYDCYGQIVLPSVQGFFDQRLLRPATEHDFENLEQVGKMAWAMHDQPDAGLWEFRTRQEVHTYSAVMCWAACDRLANVAHHIGKQDRAQIWRERADAIRGKIEEKAWKENGEGGHYGASFESDYLDASLLQMVELRFLSPDNDRFQQTFAAVEEHLRRGDHMLRYAAEDDFGAPETAFNVCTFWLIEALHLAGRDDEARTLFCTMLSHTTKSGLLSEDLDYETGELWGNFPQTYSLVGVINCAGLLSKSWSEVR is encoded by the coding sequence TTGACGCACACTTCCTCACTTGAGCTTTGGCCCATCGGCAATTGCCAGGTCTCTGGCCTGATTGACGAAACAGGGGCGCTGGTCTGGGGTTGCGTTCCGCGCGTGGATGGTGATCCGGTGTTCTCAGCGCTTCTGAATGGGGAGCAGCGCGACGCAGGCATCTGGCGCTTTGAGCTTGAAGGCCAATGCTCGGCCAGCCAGCGCTACATTCGCAACACGCCGCATCTTTTGACTACGCTTGAGGCAAAGGACGGGAGCGCGGTGGAAATACTCGACTTCTGCCCGCGGTTTGAACGCTCGGGCAGGATGTATCGCCCGGTTGCCTATGTCCGTATCGTGCGACCGATAAGCGGAACCCCGCGCATCAAAGTCGTCTTGAAACCGACCAAGAATTACGGCGCAGGCATCGCCGACACCACCCACGGCACGAACCACATTCGCTTCCTTACCGGAGCGACCAGTCTTCGCCTCTCGACCGATGCACCGGTTGGATACATTCAGGAAGGGCGCACTTTCCGGATCGAGGATGATACGCACTTCTTTCTCGGCCCTGATGAACCCTTTGTTGGCAACTTGCGCGAGCAGGTCCGTTCCATGGAGCAATCGACGCGCAAATATTGGCAGAACTGGGTTCGCATGCTCGCCATTCCGCTTGAGTGGCAGGAGGAGGTCATCCGCTGTGCGATCACCCTCAAGCTGTGCCAGCACGAAGAAACCGGCGCGATTGTCGCGGCTCTCACCACATCGATCCCGGAGGCTGCGCATTCAGAGCGCAACTGGGATTATCGTTATTGCTGGATCCGCGATTCCTATTACACGATCCAGGCGCTCAACCGCCTCGGCGCGCTCGACGTGATGGAGAAATATCTCGCCTATCTGCGCAACATCGTGGACGGGGCGAAAGGTGGGCAGATACAGCCGCTCTATTCGGTGATGGGCGAAAGCGAGCTGGACGAAACAACCGCGTCGTACCTCGCTGGATATCGCGGCATGGGACCTGTGCGGCGCGGCAATGCGGCCTACAAGCAGGTGCAATACGATTGTTACGGCCAGATCGTGCTGCCCAGTGTGCAGGGCTTCTTCGACCAACGCCTTCTGCGGCCAGCCACGGAGCATGATTTCGAGAATCTGGAGCAGGTCGGCAAGATGGCCTGGGCGATGCACGATCAGCCTGACGCAGGGCTGTGGGAATTTCGCACGCGTCAGGAAGTGCACACCTACTCCGCCGTCATGTGCTGGGCCGCTTGCGATAGGCTGGCAAATGTCGCTCACCATATAGGCAAGCAGGACCGCGCCCAGATCTGGCGCGAACGGGCCGATGCGATCCGGGGCAAGATCGAAGAAAAGGCGTGGAAGGAAAACGGCGAGGGCGGCCATTACGGCGCGAGTTTTGAAAGCGATTACCTCGACGCCAGCCTGCTGCAGATGGTCGAGCTGCGCTTTCTCTCACCCGACAACGATCGCTTTCAGCAAACGTTCGCTGCCGTGGAGGAGCATCTACGGCGCGGCGATCACATGCTGCGCTATGCAGCCGAAGACGATTTCGGCGCACCCGAGACGGCGTTCAACGTGTGCACGTTCTGGCTGATCGAGGCGCTGCACCTTGCCGGGCGCGACGACGAAGCGCGCACTTTGTTCTGCACCATGCTAAGCCATACGACGAAATCCGGCTTGCTCAGCGAGGATCTCGATTACGAGACAGGTGAGCTTTGGGGGAACTTTCCGCAGACCTATTCGCTGGTTGGTGTAATCAATTGCGCTGGGCTGTTGTCCAAATCATGGAGTGAAGTCCGATAG
- a CDS encoding trehalose-6-phosphate synthase, with protein MANAQSRLVVISNRVAVPKARGVAGAQGGLAGALNAALKDRGGVWFGWSGQESEDRTGNMDLQRNDGVTTATIDLSPRDVGEYYNGYANSTLWPLFHYRIDLARFENRTGEGYERVNDRFAESVMPLIEEDDLVWVHDYHLIPLGERLRSRGVKNRIGFFLHTPWPPTRLLTSLPFHERLVRTMLSYDLIGFQTNEWLSSFVHYCETELGAEVNRETGRITHEGRQTIARAYPIGIDWEHFQAQGDTGEARNAGQRLLASTRHRTAMIGVDRLDYSKGLPERIDGIGRFFDEHPERTRDLVFIQIAPPSREDVQSYQHIRGLLEQKTGQINGARSEVDIVPIRYVNRGYSHAELYGFFRAAKIGLVTPLRDGMNLVAKEYVAAQDPDDPGVLVLSEFAGAAHQLGCDGEGAVLVNPHSPDALAGAIRKALDMPRDERKRRYDAMIGTVRDDDVRDWTQRYCTDLAAD; from the coding sequence ATAGCGAATGCCCAATCCCGTCTGGTCGTCATCTCAAACCGCGTCGCCGTGCCAAAGGCGCGCGGTGTAGCAGGAGCGCAGGGCGGTTTGGCTGGCGCACTTAATGCGGCACTGAAAGATCGCGGGGGTGTTTGGTTCGGCTGGTCTGGTCAGGAAAGCGAAGATCGCACCGGCAACATGGACCTTCAGCGCAATGACGGCGTCACGACAGCAACCATTGATCTGTCACCTCGCGACGTGGGCGAGTATTACAATGGATATGCCAACTCGACGTTGTGGCCGCTGTTCCATTATCGCATCGACCTTGCCCGCTTCGAAAACCGAACCGGTGAAGGGTATGAGCGGGTCAATGATCGCTTCGCTGAAAGCGTCATGCCGCTCATCGAGGAAGACGATCTGGTCTGGGTGCACGATTACCACCTGATCCCGCTCGGCGAGCGTCTTCGCTCACGCGGGGTCAAGAACCGGATCGGGTTCTTTCTGCACACTCCGTGGCCTCCGACACGCCTGCTGACCTCGCTGCCCTTCCATGAGCGGCTTGTGCGCACGATGCTGTCATACGATCTCATCGGTTTTCAGACGAATGAATGGCTTTCGAGCTTTGTCCATTATTGCGAGACCGAGTTGGGAGCCGAGGTTAACCGGGAAACAGGCCGGATCACGCACGAGGGCCGCCAGACCATAGCGCGCGCTTACCCCATCGGTATCGACTGGGAGCACTTCCAGGCGCAGGGCGATACGGGCGAAGCGCGCAATGCAGGCCAGCGGCTGCTCGCCTCCACCCGGCATCGCACGGCGATGATCGGGGTCGATCGGCTGGATTATTCGAAAGGCCTGCCCGAACGCATAGACGGTATCGGCAGGTTCTTCGACGAACATCCCGAGCGTACGCGCGATCTCGTTTTCATCCAGATCGCGCCGCCGAGCCGTGAAGATGTGCAGAGTTATCAGCACATTCGCGGTCTGCTTGAGCAAAAGACAGGCCAGATCAACGGTGCGCGCAGCGAGGTCGATATCGTCCCGATCCGCTATGTGAACCGAGGTTACTCGCATGCCGAGCTTTATGGCTTCTTCCGAGCCGCCAAGATCGGACTGGTCACGCCTTTGCGCGATGGAATGAATCTGGTCGCCAAGGAATATGTCGCGGCACAGGATCCGGACGATCCGGGTGTGCTTGTCTTGTCAGAATTCGCAGGGGCGGCGCATCAGCTTGGGTGTGACGGAGAGGGTGCCGTGCTCGTCAATCCGCACAGCCCTGATGCACTCGCTGGCGCAATCCGCAAGGCGCTCGACATGCCTCGTGACGAGCGCAAGAGGCGCTACGATGCCATGATCGGTACGGTGCGTGACGATGATGTGCGCGACTGGACGCAGCGCTACTGCACGGACCTTGCCGCCGATTAG
- a CDS encoding response regulator: protein MAYILIADDDELIAELASQVLIDAGHACGWVTSGEECWALLQRKRPDILLLDQDMPGISGVSLLRKLRQSEDYYDLPVIMFTAMSGADDETQAIYAGANDYIRKPFDPRGLTSRIQHILSKRRDQPRHLDLKTYLARNSGLTDEDRQPARRSL from the coding sequence ATGGCTTACATACTGATCGCAGATGATGACGAACTGATCGCCGAACTCGCCTCGCAGGTCCTGATTGATGCAGGGCACGCATGCGGCTGGGTAACGAGCGGAGAAGAATGCTGGGCTCTTTTGCAGCGAAAGCGCCCGGACATCCTGTTGCTCGACCAGGACATGCCCGGCATTTCGGGGGTCAGCCTGCTGCGAAAGCTGAGGCAGTCTGAAGACTATTACGACCTGCCGGTGATCATGTTCACCGCGATGAGCGGCGCAGACGACGAGACGCAGGCGATTTACGCAGGCGCAAACGATTACATTCGAAAGCCGTTCGACCCTCGCGGTCTCACCAGTCGTATCCAGCATATCCTGTCGAAACGCCGGGACCAGCCACGGCATCTCGATCTGAAGACGTATCTTGCACGAAATTCCGGCTTGACGGACGAGGATCGGCAGCCGGCCCGGCGGTCGCTCTGA
- a CDS encoding tyrosine-protein phosphatase — protein MIRETKLEPFLPTDGIHNLRDYGGYSAANGTRVKRGLLFRSGQHMEATDSDLETIQNLGIRTIIDLRGISERSSFPCRRHGQFGADVIAFEGETTSSPPHEGGWDKDDMTAEKARQRMLSVYTRMPVNPAMIDMFSRYFRALDEREGGSLVHCFAGKDRTGIAASLLLHVLGAHKDDVVAEFMRTNDAPTQHVLERQSLPRMEAHYGAIEPEAIRNLMGVREEYIERYWSEVTRDHGSIDAYLANSLGVDDTRKARLRARFLT, from the coding sequence ATGATTCGCGAGACCAAGCTTGAACCCTTCCTGCCCACCGATGGTATCCACAATCTGCGCGATTATGGCGGGTATTCGGCGGCGAACGGCACCCGTGTGAAACGGGGCCTGCTGTTTCGCTCGGGTCAGCATATGGAGGCGACAGACAGCGATCTGGAGACGATCCAGAACCTCGGTATCCGAACCATCATCGACCTTCGCGGGATAAGCGAGCGCTCCAGTTTTCCGTGTCGGCGGCACGGTCAGTTCGGCGCGGACGTAATCGCCTTCGAAGGTGAAACCACCAGTTCGCCTCCGCATGAGGGCGGATGGGACAAGGATGATATGACGGCGGAGAAAGCACGCCAGAGGATGCTTTCTGTTTACACCCGCATGCCGGTCAATCCGGCGATGATCGACATGTTCTCGCGCTATTTCCGCGCTTTGGACGAGCGTGAGGGCGGTAGCCTTGTTCATTGCTTCGCCGGAAAGGACCGGACCGGGATTGCCGCGAGCCTGCTGTTGCATGTGCTGGGCGCTCATAAGGATGACGTCGTCGCCGAGTTTATGCGCACCAATGATGCACCCACGCAGCACGTTCTCGAACGCCAATCGCTCCCGCGTATGGAAGCGCACTATGGGGCGATCGAGCCCGAGGCGATCCGCAACCTGATGGGCGTGCGCGAGGAGTATATTGAGCGATACTGGTCAGAGGTCACTCGTGACCATGGCAGCATCGATGCGTATCTTGCGAATAGCTTAGGTGTGGATGACACAAGGAAAGCTCGCCTCAGGGCGCGGTTCCTGACGTGA
- the trxB gene encoding thioredoxin-disulfide reductase has translation MATHHTKMLIIGSGPAGYSAAIYAARAMLEPIVVQGLQPGGQLTITTDVENYPGFRDVVQGPWLMEEMKAQAEHVGTRMMYDIITSVDLEGGSPFRAVGDSGDEYIADTIVIATGAQAKWLGVPGEQELGGKGVSACATCDGFFYRGKKVAVIGGGNTAVEEALYLTNHSDDVTLIHRRDELRSEKILQDRLFKSPKISTLWNKTVESFEAGENGALSHLVLKDTQTGETSTLEVDGAFVAIGHAPATELFKGKLPMDESGYLDTEPGTPKTVIPGVFAAGDVTDHVYRQAVTAAGMGCMAALDGERFLATMEDAKEAEAAE, from the coding sequence ATGGCTACTCATCACACCAAGATGCTCATCATCGGCTCCGGCCCTGCTGGCTATTCCGCAGCGATCTATGCCGCGCGCGCCATGCTTGAACCGATTGTCGTTCAGGGTCTTCAGCCCGGCGGCCAGCTTACGATCACCACCGATGTAGAGAACTATCCCGGCTTTCGCGACGTGGTGCAGGGCCCATGGTTGATGGAAGAGATGAAGGCGCAGGCCGAGCATGTCGGCACGCGCATGATGTATGACATCATCACCAGCGTCGATCTTGAAGGCGGCTCGCCTTTCCGCGCAGTCGGTGACAGCGGCGATGAGTACATCGCCGACACGATCGTGATTGCGACGGGCGCTCAGGCCAAGTGGCTTGGCGTTCCCGGTGAGCAGGAGCTCGGCGGCAAGGGCGTTTCGGCTTGTGCAACCTGCGACGGCTTCTTCTATCGCGGCAAGAAGGTCGCGGTGATCGGCGGCGGGAACACCGCAGTGGAAGAGGCGCTCTACCTCACCAACCACTCCGACGACGTCACACTGATCCACCGCCGCGACGAATTGCGCTCGGAGAAGATCCTGCAGGATCGTCTGTTCAAGAGCCCCAAGATATCGACCCTCTGGAACAAGACCGTCGAGAGCTTCGAAGCGGGCGAGAACGGTGCTCTGTCGCATCTCGTGCTCAAGGATACGCAGACCGGCGAAACCTCGACGCTCGAAGTGGACGGTGCGTTCGTCGCCATCGGCCACGCGCCTGCGACCGAGCTGTTCAAGGGCAAGCTACCGATGGACGAAAGCGGCTATCTCGATACCGAGCCGGGTACGCCCAAGACCGTCATTCCGGGTGTCTTTGCTGCTGGCGATGTGACCGATCACGTATACCGTCAGGCAGTCACTGCAGCAGGAATGGGGTGCATGGCCGCGCTTGATGGCGAGCGTTTCCTCGCGACGATGGAAGACGCGAAAGAGGCCGAAGCGGCGGAGTAG
- a CDS encoding MAPEG family protein, with protein MIGMEILQPTIALMIWTMIIWAWMYASRIPAMAKAEIAPDDAQMVGLLDQKLPREVQWKAHNYNHLHEQPTVFYAVAIVLALLGEGGGANAFLAWIYVGLRVVHSVVQVTANKVMVRFVLFALSSVVLITLIAKAAFVAFA; from the coding sequence ATGATTGGAATGGAAATCCTGCAACCGACCATCGCGCTGATGATCTGGACGATGATCATCTGGGCATGGATGTACGCATCGCGCATCCCCGCGATGGCGAAAGCCGAAATTGCGCCCGACGATGCGCAGATGGTCGGCCTGCTCGACCAGAAGCTTCCGCGCGAGGTTCAGTGGAAAGCGCACAATTACAACCATCTGCATGAGCAGCCCACGGTGTTCTACGCGGTTGCGATCGTGCTCGCACTGCTTGGCGAAGGCGGCGGTGCGAATGCGTTTCTGGCGTGGATCTATGTCGGCCTGCGTGTCGTTCACAGCGTCGTGCAAGTCACCGCGAACAAGGTGATGGTGCGCTTCGTGCTGTTCGCCCTGTCGAGCGTCGTCCTGATTACGCTGATCGCCAAAGCGGCGTTCGTCGCGTTCGCTTGA
- a CDS encoding MAPEG family protein produces MQAQMLAPAAVLVVWTLIVLFWIIPYRFGAIAKVEDKSKLPSKTGVRGSDLEGVIPDKANWPAHNHTHLHEQPTLFYAVSLILAVVGAGALDVMLAWIYVGIRIVHSLWQILVNKIPVRILLFFASTTVLIILAIRALMATAFADPSLAPQ; encoded by the coding sequence ATGCAAGCCCAAATGCTCGCGCCTGCCGCCGTACTCGTGGTGTGGACGCTGATCGTACTGTTCTGGATCATCCCATACCGCTTTGGCGCCATCGCGAAGGTCGAGGACAAGTCGAAGCTGCCCAGCAAGACCGGGGTTCGCGGTTCGGATCTCGAAGGCGTGATCCCGGACAAAGCCAACTGGCCCGCGCACAATCACACCCACCTGCACGAACAGCCGACGCTGTTCTACGCGGTCAGCCTCATCCTCGCGGTGGTCGGTGCAGGCGCGCTCGATGTGATGCTGGCGTGGATCTATGTCGGCATCAGGATCGTGCATTCGCTGTGGCAAATCCTGGTGAACAAGATCCCGGTGCGGATCCTGCTCTTCTTCGCCAGCACGACGGTGCTCATCATCCTCGCGATCCGCGCGTTAATGGCGACGGCCTTCGCCGACCCCAGCCTTGCACCTCAGTAA
- a CDS encoding class I SAM-dependent methyltransferase, with amino-acid sequence MDAQTASPSHSALMDSVYKGQRHIYDVTRKYYLFGRDTLIEGLDAGAGMRVLEVACGTGRNLAKIGKAWPGVQLYGLDISSEMLKNARKALGANARLGLGDACSFDADETFEEAGLSEKGFDRIVLSYSLSMIPDWEGALAHAADRLAPGGELHVVDFGDLTGLPGPLEGMLHKWLARFHVQTRRDLPETARRIADARGMELISKRGKLGYFQLHVLKAPRTAS; translated from the coding sequence ATGGACGCGCAGACGGCCTCTCCCTCCCACAGCGCGCTGATGGACAGCGTCTACAAGGGGCAGCGCCACATCTATGACGTCACCCGCAAATACTACCTGTTCGGGCGCGATACGCTGATCGAAGGGTTGGATGCAGGGGCGGGAATGCGCGTGCTCGAAGTAGCCTGCGGGACGGGGCGCAACCTTGCCAAGATCGGCAAGGCGTGGCCGGGGGTGCAGCTCTACGGGCTCGATATCTCAAGTGAGATGCTCAAGAATGCGCGCAAGGCGCTGGGTGCGAATGCCAGGCTGGGCCTTGGCGATGCCTGCAGTTTCGATGCGGACGAGACGTTCGAGGAGGCCGGTTTGAGCGAGAAAGGCTTCGACAGGATCGTGCTGTCCTACTCGCTCTCGATGATCCCGGACTGGGAGGGCGCTTTGGCACACGCAGCGGATCGTCTGGCGCCGGGCGGCGAGCTGCATGTGGTCGATTTCGGCGACCTTACCGGCCTGCCCGGACCGCTCGAAGGCATGCTGCACAAGTGGCTTGCCCGGTTCCACGTCCAAACGCGCCGCGATCTTCCCGAAACCGCAAGGCGGATCGCGGATGCGCGCGGGATGGAGCTCATCTCAAAGCGCGGCAAGCTCGGCTACTTCCAGCTTCACGTGCTCAAGGCCCCGCGCACAGCCTCCTGA